In one window of Gossypium arboreum isolate Shixiya-1 chromosome 4, ASM2569848v2, whole genome shotgun sequence DNA:
- the LOC108458484 gene encoding uncharacterized protein At5g08430-like, which translates to MARKNTRKKEEIAEDYCFFCKDGGLLRVCDYKNCLKSFHPQCVGRDDSLLETDERWFCGWHFCFICSKPAKFHCFCCPSAICGRCLCDVEFAIVKGKRAFCNTCLELALLIEDKKNVNANGVKVDFNDRETYEFLFKGYWEWVKEKEGLTLKQLHSSDRLLKDGKNYDFQMNCNHREEDTGDFEDDSISEGDDWADNQARRKKETKGKLSLSNRKRKSKKMEYIGWASKQLTEFLIFVGKDVKRELSQYDVATIVTEYCKENKLFHPEKKKTVICDERLQSLLGRKSVNRNGIYKLLTVHFSENLEQSEDSVCFSSKEDDNISVPCNKRQRKSSPDWKFEEQETATSPSESCLAAIVSRNIKLIYLKKSLVLELAQLDTFYDKMVGSFVRVKSDPNDYFQKNSHMLVQVKGIKDTSMKENTNSTILLQVSNMVKDIPVCKLSDDDFTEEEIDDLNRRMRTRMLERPTVLDLEQKARSLHEDITKHWITKELALLRSQINRANEKGWRRELSEYMYKMQLLQTPSEQSRLIHEVPEVVAESEPSSVDSPREYREEHKASLEPIAARSVSKIQKCSSENNVVPCCQNDGMNAAEGKQQDLEKPIISGNQNSQQVSPSWPGHPFFTYHPKKNQINIKTVRWGKNYLSPLISLSIQSC; encoded by the exons ATGGCAAGGAAAAACacgagaaaaaaagaagaaatcgCTGAAGATTACTGCTTTTTTTGCAAAGATGGTGGTTTGCTCAGGGTTTGTGATTATAA GAACTGTCTCAAAAGTTTTCATCCTCAATGCGTCGGAAGGGATGATTCTCTATTGGAAACCGATGAACGCTGGTTTTGTG GTTGGCACTTTTGTTTCATTTGCAGTAAACCTGCAAAATTTCATTGCTTTTGTTGTCCATCTGCCATATGCGGGCGTTGTTTATGTGACGTTGAATTCGCAATAGTCAAAGGGAAAAGGGCTTTTTGTAATACGTGTTTAGAGCTTGCTTTGCTTATCGAAGACAAGAAGAATGTCAATGCCAATGGG GTGAAAGTAGATTTTAACGATAGAGAAACATATGAATTTCTTTTCAAGGGCTATTGGGAATGGGTGAAGGAAAAAGAAGGCTTAACTTTGAAACAACTGCATTCCTCAGATCGGTTGTTGAAGGATGGTAAAAACTATGATTTTCAAATGAACTGTAATCATAGAGAAGAAGATACTGGGGATTTTGAAGATGATAGTATATCGGAAGGTGATGATTGGGCTGATAATCAAGCACGACGTAAAAAAGAAACGAAAGGAAAACTTTCTTTGAGTAACAGAAAGAGAAAATCGAAGAAAATGGAATACATTGGATGGGCATCGAAACAACTTACTGAATTCCTAATATTCGTTGGTAAAGACGTGAAGCGAGAGTTGTCTCAATACGATGTTGCAACCATAGTTACTGAATACTGCAAGGAGAACAAGTTGTTTCACCCGGAAAAAAAGAAGACGGTTATTTGTGATGAAAGGTTGCAGTCTCTTTTAGGAAGGAAATCGGTTAATAGAAACGGTATCTATAAGCTACTAACGGTTCATTTTTCCGAGAACTTGGAGCAATCAGAAGATTCGGTTTGTTTTAGTTCGAAAGAAGATGATAATATCTCTGTGCCTTGTAATAAAAGGCAGAGAAAGTCGAGTCCGGATTGGAAGTTTGAGGAACAAGAAACAGCTACAAGTCCATCAGAAAGCTGTTTGGCGGCCATTGTTTCGAGAAACATTAAGCTCATCTATCTGAAGAAGAGTTTGGTACTGGAACTAGCACAGCTTGATACATTTTACGATAAAATGGTCGGAAGTTTCGTGAGGGTAAAATCGGACCCGAATGACTATTTTCAGAAGAACTCTCACATGTTAGTGCAAGTTAAAG GTATAAAGGACACTTCAATGAAGGAAAATACGAATTCTACGATTCTCTTGCAAGTTTCTAACATGGTAAAAGATATTCCTGTTTGCAAACTATCAGACGATGACTTCACTGAG GAAGAAATTGATGATTTAAATCGGCGAATGAGAACTCGCATGCTTGAAAGGCCAACCGTC CTGGATCTTGAGCAGAAAGCTAGAAGCTTACACGAGGATATAACGAAACAT TGGATTACGAAAGAGTTGGCTTTATTACGAAGCCAGATCAATCGGGCGAACGAGAAAGGATGGAGGAGAGA GCTCTCCGAGTACATGTATAAAATGCAACTGCTTCAGACACCTTCAGAACAATCACGCCTAATTCATGAGGTTCCAGAAGTGGTTGCGGAGTCTGAACCTTCCTCCGTGGACTCACCGAGAGAATATAGAGAAGAGCATAAAGCATCACTGGAACCAATAGCCGCGAGATCAGTTTCTAAAATTCAAAAATGCAGTTCGGAGAACAATGTCGTCCCTTGTTGCCAGAACGATGGAATGAATGCTGCAG AAGGAAAGCAACAAGACCTGGAGAAGCCGATTATTTCTGGGAACCAAAACTCTCAACAAGTAAGCCCTAGCTGGCCGGGACATCCGTTCTTCACTTATCACCCCAAGAAGAATCAAATCAACATAAAGACGGTGAGATGGGGGAAAAACTACCTCAGCCCGTTGATATCATTGAGCATTCAAAGTTGTTAA